A part of Capsicum annuum cultivar UCD-10X-F1 chromosome 6, UCD10Xv1.1, whole genome shotgun sequence genomic DNA contains:
- the LOC107876121 gene encoding golgin candidate 5 isoform X2, producing MAWFSGRLDLGNLDLAGAVNKLSESVKNIEKNFDTALGLDEKSDSSTTATTTNEASGLWPSTTDRKALFNPVMSFMGQKSEEAAEESVEKAESSKSILPTEEVVEDSAESTTQRDVVSKEPKEETRDIIEETKSAEEATEEARNVDDKPNQMISAEEQMEEARAVDVKLDSAMETKSELEEQRSVTGPDERKAEINSPAESSKVNEHDQETSPEILQKNIPEEESSENLELVASQSSNALSQIPLHVDSQENIDNDSEQKKEVTEESPPVQSQDASSDPTDREQKKEVTEESPPVESQDASSDRADSGRPSVSDSVTAREGGSFEERSNRSFLGDQHIDEGLKRVSDSVMPEHESLSRPVEATQRGNEIDLKEQRLSSGSNSSDVTYSLVELEKLKKEMKMMETALQGAARQAQAKADELAKLMNENEQLKAVIEDLRRKSNDADESLREEYHQKVAALERKVYALTKERDTLRREQNKKSDAAALLKEKDEIITQVMAEGEQLSKKQASQEAQMRKLRAQIRELEEEKKGLHTKLEVEENKVESIKRDKAATEKLLHETVEKHQAELATQKEYYTNALNAAREAEALAEARANNEARTQLEGRLREAEDREAMLVQALEELRQTLTRTEQQAVFREDMLHRDIEDLQKRYQASERRCEELITQVPESTRPLLRQIEAMQETNARKAEAWAAVERSLNSRLQEAEAKAATSEEKERSINERLSQTLSRINVLEAQISCLRAEQTQLTRSLDKERQRAAENRQEYLALKEEAETNEGRVNQLEEEIKELRRKHKQELQEAVTHQELLRQELEREKAARLDQERAARTSNFVPDHSPILKQKSGIENGSLTRRLSSASSLSSMEESYFLQASLDSSDNLSERRNALEGNMSPYFMKSMTPALRQKEGELASYMSRLASMEAIRDSLAEELVKMTAECEKLRSEASMLPGIRAELDALRRRHSAALELMGERDEELEELRADIIDMKEMYREQVNMLVNKIQVLSSSMSTT from the exons ATGGCGTGGTTTAGTGGGAGGCTTGATTTGGGGAATTTGGATCTTGCTGGTGCCGTTAATAAGCTCAGTGAGAGTGTCAAAAATATCGAAAAGAATTTCGATACAGCACTTGGTCTCGACGAGAAATCTGATTCTTctactactgctactactacCAATGAAG CTTCAGGATTATGGCCTTCAACTACAGATAGGAAGGCCTTATTTAATCCTGTCATGTCTTTTATGGGACAAAAAAGTGAGGAGGCTGCTGAAGAATCTGTAGAGAAGGCTGAGTCGTCAAAGTCCATCTTGCCCACAGAGGAAGTAGTTGAAGATTCAGCTGAATCTACAACTCAACGCGATGTCGTTTCTAAAGaaccaaaagaagaaacaagGGACATTATTGAAGAAACTAAATCGGCTGAAGAAGCAACTGAAGAAGCACGAAATGTTgatgacaaaccaaaccaaatgataTCTGCGGAAGAACAAATGGAGGAAGCAAGAGCTGTTGATGTCAAACTAGACTCTGCTATGGAAACAAAGTCTGAGTTGGAGGAGCAAAGAAGTGTTACCGGACCAGATGAAAGAAAAGCTGAAATTAATTCACCGGCTGAATCATCAAAGGTTAATGAACATGATCAGGAAACATCTCCAGAAATCCTCCAAAAGAATATTCCAGAGGAAGAATCATCTGAAAACCTGGAGTTGGTTGCTTCCCAATCATCAAATGCTTTGTCTCAAATCCCGCTGCATGTTGATTCGCAGGAAAATATCGATAATGATAGTGAACAGAAGAAAGAAGTCACCGAGGAATCTCCTCCTGTTCAATCACAGGATGCATCAAGTGACCCTACAGACAGGGAACAGAAGAAAGAAGTCACTGAGGAATCTCCTCCAGTTGAATCACAGGATGCATCAAGTGACCGAGCTGATAGTGGAAGACCTTCTGTTTCAGATTCTGTAACTGCCCGTGAAGGTGGAAGTTTTGAAGAGCGTTCTAACAGGAGCTTTCTTGGTGATCAGCACATAGATGAAGGTCTGAAGAGGGTATCTGATTCAGTTATGCCTGAACACGAGTCACTTAGTAGGCCTGTTGAGGCTACCCAGCGAGGCAATGAGATTGACCTTAAAGAACAACGGTTGAGCTCAGGAAGCAACTCTTCAGATGTTACATATTCACTGGTTGAACTGGAGAAGCTGAAGAAGGAAATGAAAATGATGGAAACTGCATTACAAGGAGCTGCTAGACAAGCTCAG GCAAAAGCTGATGAACTTGCGAAGTTGATGAATGAAAATGAGCAACTGAAGGCTGTCATTGAGGATCTGAGA AGGAAGTCCAATGATGCAGATGAATCTCTGCGAGAAGAGTACCATCAAAAAGTTGCTGCTCTTGAAAGGAAG GTTTATGCTCTCACCAAAGAAAGGGATACACTTCGCAGGGAACAGAATAAGAAAAGTGATGCTGCAGCTCTTCTCAAAGAGAAAGATGAGATAATCACTCAAGTAATGGCTGAAG GTGAGCAGCTTTCAAAAAAGCAAGCTTCCCAAGAAGCTCAGATGAGAAAGTTAAGGGCACAG ATCAGAGAgcttgaagaagagaagaaaggaTTACATACCAAGCTTGAG GTTGAAGAGAACAAAGTAGAGAGTATAAAGAGGGATAAGGCAGCAACAGAAAAGTTGCTTCATGAGACAGTAGAAAAGCATCAAGCAGAACTTGCAACTCAAAAAGAATACTATACTAATGCCTTAAATGCCGCAAGAGAAGCAGAAGCTTTAGCTGAGGCACGGGCAAACAATGAAGCTAGAACTCAACTAGAGGGTCGCCTCAGAGAGGCTGAAGACCGTGAAGCCATGCTTGTTCAGGCACTTGAAGAATTAAGGCAAACACTTACCAGAACGGAGCAGCAG GCAGTTTTTAGGGAAGATATGCTGCACAGAGACATCGAGGATCTCCAAAAAAGATACCAA GCGAGTGAGCGTCGCTGTGAGGAGTTGATAACACAAGTTCCCGAATCTACCAGACCTCTGCTCAGGCAGATAGAAGCCATGCAG GAAACAAATGCTAGAAAGGCTGAGGCTTGGGCTGCTgttgaaagatctttgaattcaCGTCTTCAG GAAGCCGAGGCAAAAGCTGCAACTTCAGAGGAAAAGGAACGATCTATTAATGAACGCCTGTCTCAAACCCTGTCTCGAATCAATGTTCTTGAGGCTCAG ATATCTTGTCTTAGAGCTGAGCAGACACAGCTAACAAGGTCCCTTGACAAAGAGAGACAGAGGGCCGCAGAGAATAGGCAAGAATATCTTGCTCTAAAGGAGGAAGCTGAGACTAACGAAGGTCGTGTGAATCAGCTTGAAGAAGAAATTAAGGAACTCAGAAGGAAACACAAGCAGGAATTACAAGAAGCAGTAACTCACCAGGAACTCCTGCGTCAG GAGTTGGAACGGGAGAAAGCTGCTCGTTTGGATCAAGAAAGGGCAGCTCGTACTTCTAATTTTGTGCCTGATCATAGCCCAATATTGAAGCAGAAATCTGGGATTGAAAATG GAAGTTTGACACGTAGACTTTCAAGTGCTAGCAGCTTGAGTAGCATGGAGGAAAGCTATTTTCTGCAAGCATCTTTGGACTCATCTGACAATTTATCTGAGCGTAGAAATGCATTAGAGGGTAATATGAGTCCATACTTCATGAAGAGCATGACACCTGCACTTCGGCAGAAGGAAGGGGAACTTGCTTCCTATATGTCTCGACTG GCATCTATGGAAGCCATCCGTGACTCCCTTGCTGAGGAGTTGGTTAAAATGACTGCAGAG tgTGAAAAGCTACGTTCAGAAGCTTCCATGCTGCCTGGCATCCGAGCAGAGCTAGATGCACTTAGGAGGAGACACTCGGCAGCTCTTGAATTGATGGGTGAACGTGATGAGGAG TTGGAAGAACTCCGTGCCGATATCATTGATATGAAGGAGATGTACAGAGAGCAAGTAAATATGCTCGTGAATAAG ATCCAGGTGCTTAGCTCATCAATGAGTACCACCTGA
- the LOC107876121 gene encoding golgin candidate 5 isoform X1, whose amino-acid sequence MAWFSGRLDLGNLDLAGAVNKLSESVKNIEKNFDTALGLDEKSDSSTTATTTNEASGLWPSTTDRKALFNPVMSFMGQKSEEAAEESVEKAESSKSILPTEEVVEDSAESTTQRDVVSKEPKEETRDIIEETKSAEEATEEARNVDDKPNQMISAEEQMEEARAVDVKLDSAMETKSELEEQRSVTGPDERKAEINSPAESSKVNEHDQETSPEILQKNIPEEESSENLELVASQSSNALSQIPLHVDSQENIDNDSEQKKEVTEESPPVQSQDASSDPTDREQKKEVTEESPPVESQDASSDRADSGRPSVSDSVTAREGGSFEERSNRSFLGDQHIDEGLKRVSDSVMPEHESLSRPVEATQRGNEIDLKEQRLSSGSNSSDVTYSLVELEKLKKEMKMMETALQGAARQAQAKADELAKLMNENEQLKAVIEDLRRKSNDADESLREEYHQKVAALERKVYALTKERDTLRREQNKKSDAAALLKEKDEIITQVMAEGEQLSKKQASQEAQMRKLRAQIRELEEEKKGLHTKLEVEENKVESIKRDKAATEKLLHETVEKHQAELATQKEYYTNALNAAREAEALAEARANNEARTQLEGRLREAEDREAMLVQALEELRQTLTRTEQQAVFREDMLHRDIEDLQKRYQASERRCEELITQVPESTRPLLRQIEAMQETNARKAEAWAAVERSLNSRLQEAEAKAATSEEKERSINERLSQTLSRINVLEAQISCLRAEQTQLTRSLDKERQRAAENRQEYLALKEEAETNEGRVNQLEEEIKELRRKHKQELQEAVTHQELLRQELEREKAARLDQERAARTSNFVPDHSPILKQKSGIENAAGSLTRRLSSASSLSSMEESYFLQASLDSSDNLSERRNALEGNMSPYFMKSMTPALRQKEGELASYMSRLASMEAIRDSLAEELVKMTAECEKLRSEASMLPGIRAELDALRRRHSAALELMGERDEELEELRADIIDMKEMYREQVNMLVNKIQVLSSSMSTT is encoded by the exons ATGGCGTGGTTTAGTGGGAGGCTTGATTTGGGGAATTTGGATCTTGCTGGTGCCGTTAATAAGCTCAGTGAGAGTGTCAAAAATATCGAAAAGAATTTCGATACAGCACTTGGTCTCGACGAGAAATCTGATTCTTctactactgctactactacCAATGAAG CTTCAGGATTATGGCCTTCAACTACAGATAGGAAGGCCTTATTTAATCCTGTCATGTCTTTTATGGGACAAAAAAGTGAGGAGGCTGCTGAAGAATCTGTAGAGAAGGCTGAGTCGTCAAAGTCCATCTTGCCCACAGAGGAAGTAGTTGAAGATTCAGCTGAATCTACAACTCAACGCGATGTCGTTTCTAAAGaaccaaaagaagaaacaagGGACATTATTGAAGAAACTAAATCGGCTGAAGAAGCAACTGAAGAAGCACGAAATGTTgatgacaaaccaaaccaaatgataTCTGCGGAAGAACAAATGGAGGAAGCAAGAGCTGTTGATGTCAAACTAGACTCTGCTATGGAAACAAAGTCTGAGTTGGAGGAGCAAAGAAGTGTTACCGGACCAGATGAAAGAAAAGCTGAAATTAATTCACCGGCTGAATCATCAAAGGTTAATGAACATGATCAGGAAACATCTCCAGAAATCCTCCAAAAGAATATTCCAGAGGAAGAATCATCTGAAAACCTGGAGTTGGTTGCTTCCCAATCATCAAATGCTTTGTCTCAAATCCCGCTGCATGTTGATTCGCAGGAAAATATCGATAATGATAGTGAACAGAAGAAAGAAGTCACCGAGGAATCTCCTCCTGTTCAATCACAGGATGCATCAAGTGACCCTACAGACAGGGAACAGAAGAAAGAAGTCACTGAGGAATCTCCTCCAGTTGAATCACAGGATGCATCAAGTGACCGAGCTGATAGTGGAAGACCTTCTGTTTCAGATTCTGTAACTGCCCGTGAAGGTGGAAGTTTTGAAGAGCGTTCTAACAGGAGCTTTCTTGGTGATCAGCACATAGATGAAGGTCTGAAGAGGGTATCTGATTCAGTTATGCCTGAACACGAGTCACTTAGTAGGCCTGTTGAGGCTACCCAGCGAGGCAATGAGATTGACCTTAAAGAACAACGGTTGAGCTCAGGAAGCAACTCTTCAGATGTTACATATTCACTGGTTGAACTGGAGAAGCTGAAGAAGGAAATGAAAATGATGGAAACTGCATTACAAGGAGCTGCTAGACAAGCTCAG GCAAAAGCTGATGAACTTGCGAAGTTGATGAATGAAAATGAGCAACTGAAGGCTGTCATTGAGGATCTGAGA AGGAAGTCCAATGATGCAGATGAATCTCTGCGAGAAGAGTACCATCAAAAAGTTGCTGCTCTTGAAAGGAAG GTTTATGCTCTCACCAAAGAAAGGGATACACTTCGCAGGGAACAGAATAAGAAAAGTGATGCTGCAGCTCTTCTCAAAGAGAAAGATGAGATAATCACTCAAGTAATGGCTGAAG GTGAGCAGCTTTCAAAAAAGCAAGCTTCCCAAGAAGCTCAGATGAGAAAGTTAAGGGCACAG ATCAGAGAgcttgaagaagagaagaaaggaTTACATACCAAGCTTGAG GTTGAAGAGAACAAAGTAGAGAGTATAAAGAGGGATAAGGCAGCAACAGAAAAGTTGCTTCATGAGACAGTAGAAAAGCATCAAGCAGAACTTGCAACTCAAAAAGAATACTATACTAATGCCTTAAATGCCGCAAGAGAAGCAGAAGCTTTAGCTGAGGCACGGGCAAACAATGAAGCTAGAACTCAACTAGAGGGTCGCCTCAGAGAGGCTGAAGACCGTGAAGCCATGCTTGTTCAGGCACTTGAAGAATTAAGGCAAACACTTACCAGAACGGAGCAGCAG GCAGTTTTTAGGGAAGATATGCTGCACAGAGACATCGAGGATCTCCAAAAAAGATACCAA GCGAGTGAGCGTCGCTGTGAGGAGTTGATAACACAAGTTCCCGAATCTACCAGACCTCTGCTCAGGCAGATAGAAGCCATGCAG GAAACAAATGCTAGAAAGGCTGAGGCTTGGGCTGCTgttgaaagatctttgaattcaCGTCTTCAG GAAGCCGAGGCAAAAGCTGCAACTTCAGAGGAAAAGGAACGATCTATTAATGAACGCCTGTCTCAAACCCTGTCTCGAATCAATGTTCTTGAGGCTCAG ATATCTTGTCTTAGAGCTGAGCAGACACAGCTAACAAGGTCCCTTGACAAAGAGAGACAGAGGGCCGCAGAGAATAGGCAAGAATATCTTGCTCTAAAGGAGGAAGCTGAGACTAACGAAGGTCGTGTGAATCAGCTTGAAGAAGAAATTAAGGAACTCAGAAGGAAACACAAGCAGGAATTACAAGAAGCAGTAACTCACCAGGAACTCCTGCGTCAG GAGTTGGAACGGGAGAAAGCTGCTCGTTTGGATCAAGAAAGGGCAGCTCGTACTTCTAATTTTGTGCCTGATCATAGCCCAATATTGAAGCAGAAATCTGGGATTGAAAATG CTGCAGGAAGTTTGACACGTAGACTTTCAAGTGCTAGCAGCTTGAGTAGCATGGAGGAAAGCTATTTTCTGCAAGCATCTTTGGACTCATCTGACAATTTATCTGAGCGTAGAAATGCATTAGAGGGTAATATGAGTCCATACTTCATGAAGAGCATGACACCTGCACTTCGGCAGAAGGAAGGGGAACTTGCTTCCTATATGTCTCGACTG GCATCTATGGAAGCCATCCGTGACTCCCTTGCTGAGGAGTTGGTTAAAATGACTGCAGAG tgTGAAAAGCTACGTTCAGAAGCTTCCATGCTGCCTGGCATCCGAGCAGAGCTAGATGCACTTAGGAGGAGACACTCGGCAGCTCTTGAATTGATGGGTGAACGTGATGAGGAG TTGGAAGAACTCCGTGCCGATATCATTGATATGAAGGAGATGTACAGAGAGCAAGTAAATATGCTCGTGAATAAG ATCCAGGTGCTTAGCTCATCAATGAGTACCACCTGA